The following coding sequences are from one Microscilla marina ATCC 23134 window:
- a CDS encoding RHS repeat-associated core domain-containing protein — MVWQSSIDQVQRQYDYTYDGLNRLKTASYTSSNAAENGRYDVNNLTYDLNGNILSLKRQGLLERKLNLAMVFGTIDDLSYTYAGNQLLGVADAEDSQNTGVAGDFRDGHTATAQDPDYIYDANGNLVEDKNKKIASIVYNYLNLPTIINFEKNQQIVYTYDAAGIKLNKVVIDSTGAQTSRTDYIGSFVYENDELQFVHTAEGRALAPGTLDGNAGFVYEYHYKDHLGNLRVAFREGEKKIYRADLEDVTTDKQQGFEYKEVIISSDPTSASNHVAKLTSTEPLGMLRNLEVSKGDVVKVKVKGYYAGGSVTHSNAVNWGLTLGQVNGHAKSGEISTENTPFLLNLGLSITPNNGGNNPNATVPSGYLKLVFYKKDGTPVTASLQIAHLSPGAGQWQDLELTYTATERGYLQAFVANESDQEVFFDDMVVEHTPQLIVQENHYYPFGMNLRGIEKVGKPEHKYLYNGKEKQEEFGLNWMDYGARFYDAQLGRWHSVDELAEKNHITSPYGYVLNNPMKFIDPDGRDNIIYLVNVGGHAKGKEPNLNDIAKIANQFLKKLDVKTRVVVFQDPKIFNKMFLDKNDGVALIGSADNIVNFAKTKVSDTYADAAVEAGFLTNWLNSEKSSNDTMGDAKRKGDVPNVIGLESNRIFDNGAALYGDNKNTKENAAKNSAFSLVHGLGHNAGRNHKFGGVMADGNDIVTSRYSGVNNAITNPIEYLLEAKQSGNKEYKDAVDKHFGTTPAKSNYGLNKKRFLENSKKAREIKYGKNK, encoded by the coding sequence CGCAGAAAACGGGCGGTATGATGTAAACAACCTGACTTATGACTTGAATGGCAACATTTTGAGCCTTAAGCGCCAGGGTTTGCTGGAGCGTAAACTCAACCTGGCAATGGTGTTTGGTACCATTGACGACCTAAGCTATACCTATGCGGGCAATCAATTGTTGGGAGTAGCCGATGCCGAAGACAGCCAAAACACCGGCGTAGCCGGAGACTTTAGAGATGGACACACCGCTACCGCTCAAGACCCCGACTATATTTATGACGCCAACGGGAACCTGGTGGAAGATAAAAACAAAAAAATAGCGAGTATTGTCTATAATTATTTAAATTTGCCTACGATTATCAATTTTGAGAAAAACCAGCAAATCGTCTATACTTATGATGCTGCTGGAATCAAACTCAATAAGGTAGTCATTGACAGCACGGGCGCGCAAACGAGCCGCACCGATTACATAGGGAGTTTTGTCTACGAAAACGACGAATTGCAATTTGTTCATACTGCCGAAGGGCGTGCTTTGGCACCTGGTACTTTGGACGGAAACGCGGGCTTTGTGTATGAGTATCATTACAAAGACCATTTAGGTAACTTGAGGGTGGCTTTCAGAGAAGGAGAAAAGAAAATTTACCGGGCTGATTTAGAAGATGTTACCACCGATAAACAGCAAGGTTTCGAATACAAAGAAGTGATTATTTCTTCTGATCCCACAAGCGCCAGCAACCACGTAGCCAAACTCACGAGCACCGAGCCGTTAGGAATGCTTCGCAACCTCGAAGTAAGCAAAGGCGATGTGGTAAAAGTGAAAGTGAAGGGGTATTACGCCGGGGGTTCGGTGACCCATAGCAACGCGGTGAACTGGGGGCTGACCCTGGGACAAGTGAATGGTCACGCCAAGAGCGGAGAAATTTCTACAGAAAACACGCCTTTCTTACTGAATTTAGGGTTAAGCATTACGCCTAACAACGGGGGTAATAACCCGAATGCCACGGTACCAAGTGGTTACTTGAAACTGGTATTTTATAAAAAAGATGGGACGCCTGTTACCGCCTCGTTACAAATTGCTCATCTGAGCCCAGGCGCCGGCCAATGGCAAGACCTGGAACTGACTTACACCGCCACCGAGCGCGGTTACCTCCAAGCCTTCGTCGCCAACGAAAGTGACCAGGAAGTATTCTTTGATGACATGGTGGTGGAGCATACGCCCCAACTGATTGTACAGGAGAATCATTATTATCCGTTTGGGATGAACCTGCGAGGGATTGAGAAGGTAGGGAAGCCTGAGCATAAATACCTTTATAACGGTAAAGAAAAGCAGGAAGAGTTTGGGTTGAATTGGATGGATTATGGGGCTAGGTTTTATGATGCCCAACTTGGAAGGTGGCATAGTGTAGATGAGTTAGCAGAGAAGAACCATATTACATCTCCTTATGGTTACGTGCTTAACAATCCTATGAAGTTTATTGATCCTGATGGAAGGGATAATATCATTTATTTGGTTAATGTAGGAGGACACGCGAAAGGAAAAGAACCTAATTTGAATGATATTGCTAAGATTGCCAATCAATTTTTGAAAAAGTTAGATGTAAAAACGAGGGTTGTTGTTTTCCAAGATCCTAAAATTTTCAATAAAATGTTCCTTGATAAAAATGATGGTGTAGCACTTATAGGAAGTGCTGATAATATTGTGAATTTTGCCAAAACGAAAGTTTCAGATACTTATGCTGATGCTGCTGTTGAAGCTGGATTTTTGACGAATTGGCTTAACTCTGAGAAATCGTCTAATGATACTATGGGGGATGCTAAAAGAAAAGGCGATGTACCTAATGTAATAGGTTTAGAATCTAATCGAATATTTGACAATGGGGCAGCATTATATGGAGATAACAAAAATACCAAAGAAAATGCTGCAAAAAATTCGGCTTTTAGTTTAGTACATGGTTTGGGCCACAATGCAGGGCGAAACCACAAGTTCGGAGGGGTTATGGCAGATGGTAATGATATAGTAACATCTAGGTATTCAGGTGTTAATAATGCTATTACAAACCCTATAGAGTACTTATTAGAAGCCAAACAATCAGGGAATAAGGAATATAAAGATGCTGTAGATAAGCATTTTGGAACTACTCCTGCTAAAAGTAATTATGGGCTTAATAAAAAACGTTTTTTAGAAAACTCAAAAAAGGCTCGAGAAATAAAATATGGAAAAAATAAATAA